In Amycolatopsis methanolica 239, a single genomic region encodes these proteins:
- a CDS encoding TetR/AcrR family transcriptional regulator yields the protein MAVKDERTAMTAERTRTLELLWGGGERSTRGPKPALSVEKIVRAAIELADAEGVEALSMQRVAAAVGKTTMSLYRYVSGKDQLIELMVDYAAEEEPPKPAGEDWRAEVAVWVRAVWEFHLRHPWMLRIRMNGPPSGPRQLAWMEAGMRAISGLGLTGAEMIWAMTFLDGAVRELARISLDMAEAQREAGITGLEADADFAAGLRKYLDPERFPMLAATIAEGTFDPDTEESSILPDLEFGVQRLLDGLEAYARRRKP from the coding sequence ATGGCCGTCAAGGACGAAAGGACGGCGATGACGGCGGAACGCACGCGAACCCTCGAACTCCTGTGGGGCGGCGGCGAACGGTCCACCCGGGGACCGAAGCCCGCGCTGAGCGTGGAGAAGATCGTCCGCGCGGCGATCGAACTCGCCGACGCCGAGGGCGTCGAGGCGCTCTCCATGCAGCGGGTCGCGGCGGCGGTCGGCAAGACGACGATGTCGCTGTACCGGTACGTGTCGGGCAAGGACCAGCTGATCGAGCTGATGGTCGACTACGCGGCCGAGGAGGAACCGCCGAAGCCGGCGGGCGAGGACTGGCGCGCCGAGGTCGCGGTGTGGGTGCGCGCGGTGTGGGAGTTCCACTTGCGGCACCCGTGGATGCTGCGGATCCGGATGAACGGCCCGCCATCGGGTCCCCGGCAGCTGGCCTGGATGGAAGCGGGGATGCGGGCGATCTCCGGGCTCGGCCTCACCGGCGCCGAGATGATCTGGGCGATGACGTTCCTGGACGGTGCGGTACGCGAGCTCGCGCGGATCTCGCTGGACATGGCGGAGGCGCAGCGCGAGGCCGGTATCACGGGCCTGGAGGCGGACGCGGACTTCGCCGCCGGGCTGCGGAAGTACCTGGACCCGGAGCGGTTCCCGATGCTGGCCGCCACGATCGCCGAGGGCACGTTCGACCCGGACACGGAGGAATCCAGCATCCTGCCGGACCTGGAATTCGGTGTGCAGCGGCTGCTGGACGGTCTCGAGGCGTACGCGCGGCGCCGGAAACCCTAG
- a CDS encoding nitronate monooxygenase, with protein sequence MFEELRVPVLVAPMAGGPTTPELVAAVAEAGGSGFLAAGYLSADALGERIAKTRELTSRPFGVNLFVPGRKSDVDLSPYVRRIEEEARQYEAEPGDPRWEDDDYPAKVDLVAAQRIPFVSFTFGLPSTTDVARLHEAGSQVIVTVTTPEEAVRAFEVGADALCVQGFEAGAHRGLFVDDPEHPAGGEVYGLLALLRLIGSAVDLPLIAAGGIVHGADVAAVLAAGADAAQLGTAFLRADEAGTQLTHRKALAEGGRVTAITRAFSGRPARGLVNRFLTEHSPYAPSAYPQVHHLTKPVRAAAHAAGDPEGVNLWAGQAYSVAPEGSAAEIVARLKAEAKAAQERVTRRLG encoded by the coding sequence ATGTTCGAAGAGCTGCGTGTCCCCGTTCTCGTGGCGCCGATGGCAGGCGGGCCCACGACCCCCGAACTCGTCGCCGCCGTGGCCGAGGCCGGGGGATCCGGTTTCCTCGCCGCCGGGTACCTGAGCGCGGACGCGCTCGGCGAGCGGATCGCGAAGACGCGGGAGCTGACGAGCCGGCCGTTCGGGGTCAACCTGTTCGTCCCAGGGCGGAAGTCCGATGTGGATCTGTCGCCCTACGTGCGGCGGATCGAGGAGGAGGCCCGGCAGTACGAGGCCGAGCCGGGTGACCCGCGCTGGGAGGACGACGACTACCCGGCGAAGGTGGACCTCGTGGCGGCGCAGCGGATCCCGTTCGTGTCGTTCACGTTCGGGCTGCCGTCCACAACGGACGTCGCGCGGCTGCACGAGGCCGGTTCGCAGGTGATCGTGACCGTCACCACGCCCGAGGAGGCCGTGCGGGCGTTCGAGGTCGGCGCGGACGCCCTGTGCGTGCAGGGGTTCGAGGCGGGCGCGCACCGCGGGTTGTTCGTCGACGATCCGGAGCACCCGGCCGGGGGCGAGGTCTACGGGCTGCTGGCTTTGCTGCGGCTGATCGGGTCCGCCGTGGACCTGCCGTTGATCGCGGCGGGCGGGATCGTGCACGGCGCGGACGTCGCCGCCGTGCTGGCCGCCGGCGCGGACGCGGCGCAGCTGGGCACCGCGTTCCTGCGCGCCGACGAGGCCGGGACGCAGCTCACGCACCGCAAGGCCCTGGCCGAGGGCGGGCGGGTCACGGCCATCACACGGGCCTTCAGCGGCCGCCCGGCGCGCGGGCTGGTGAACCGGTTCCTCACGGAGCACTCGCCGTACGCACCCTCGGCCTACCCGCAGGTGCACCACCTGACCAAGCCGGTGCGGGCAGCCGCGCACGCCGCGGGCGACCCGGAGGGCGTGAACCTCTGGGCCGGGCAGGCGTACTCGGTGGCGCCGGAGGGCTCAGCGGCGGAGATCGTGGCCCGCCTGAAGGCTGAGGCGAAGGCGGCACAGGAGCGGGTGACCCGACGACTGGGGTAG
- a CDS encoding pyridoxamine 5'-phosphate oxidase → MTNLDAVRSLAAQETGLATVAVARADGSVHASVVNAGVLDDPVSGRPSVAFVAVGHAKKLDLLRARGNATVVFRRGWTWAAVQGPVRLIGPDHPDEAFDPAGLTRLLRDIFTAAGGTHDDWGTYDRVMAEERRCAVFVEGARISGTA, encoded by the coding sequence ATGACGAACCTCGACGCCGTCCGCTCGCTCGCCGCCCAGGAGACCGGCCTGGCCACGGTGGCGGTCGCGCGGGCGGACGGCTCGGTGCACGCTTCGGTGGTCAACGCCGGGGTCCTCGACGACCCGGTGTCCGGCCGCCCGTCCGTCGCGTTCGTGGCCGTCGGCCACGCGAAGAAGCTGGACCTGCTGCGCGCGCGTGGCAACGCCACGGTGGTGTTCCGGCGCGGCTGGACGTGGGCGGCGGTGCAGGGACCGGTGCGGCTGATCGGCCCGGACCACCCGGACGAGGCCTTCGACCCGGCCGGCCTGACCCGGCTGCTGCGCGACATCTTCACCGCGGCCGGCGGCACCCACGACGACTGGGGCACCTACGACCGCGTGATGGCCGAAGAGCGCCGGTGTGCCGTGTTCGTCGAGGGGGCCCGGATCTCCGGCACCGCGTGA
- a CDS encoding ABC transporter permease, producing the protein MSTLYWHANNSAVLIGRSVRHILRSPDQAMTAIFLPVAIMLMFRYVFGGAINTGGTAYIDYVLAGIIAISVTFNSTSTTVGVADDLERGVVERFRSMPMSSVAVLTGHIAGAIVRNALSLAIMIGVGLLIGFSPTAGVGGWLGALGILLVFTVAISWVAAILGLLAGGTESAAGLGMILVFVPYLSSAFVPPSTMPDGLRAVVEVQPVTPVVDSVRALLLGGPVGNSAWLAVLWWGGITLVAMPVAGALFRRRSRR; encoded by the coding sequence ATGAGCACCCTGTACTGGCACGCGAACAACTCGGCCGTCCTCATCGGACGGTCGGTGCGGCACATCCTGCGGTCCCCGGACCAGGCGATGACGGCGATCTTCCTGCCGGTCGCGATCATGCTGATGTTCCGCTACGTGTTCGGCGGCGCGATCAACACCGGCGGCACCGCCTACATCGACTACGTGCTCGCCGGGATCATCGCCATCAGCGTCACGTTCAACTCGACGTCCACCACGGTCGGCGTCGCGGACGACCTCGAACGCGGTGTGGTGGAACGGTTCCGCTCGATGCCGATGTCGAGCGTAGCGGTGCTGACCGGGCACATCGCCGGCGCGATCGTCCGGAACGCGTTGTCGCTCGCGATCATGATCGGCGTCGGCCTGCTCATCGGCTTCTCCCCCACCGCGGGGGTCGGCGGGTGGCTGGGCGCGCTCGGCATCCTGCTGGTGTTCACGGTGGCGATCTCATGGGTCGCGGCGATCCTCGGGCTGCTCGCCGGCGGCACGGAAAGCGCCGCCGGGCTGGGCATGATCCTGGTGTTCGTGCCGTACCTGAGCAGCGCGTTCGTGCCACCGAGCACGATGCCGGACGGGCTGCGCGCGGTCGTGGAGGTCCAGCCGGTCACCCCCGTGGTCGACAGCGTGCGGGCGCTGCTGCTCGGCGGGCCGGTCGGGAACTCAGCCTGGCTCGCGGTGCTGTGGTGGGGCGGGATCACGCTGGTCGCGATGCCGGTCGCGGGCGCGTTGTTCCGGCGGCGCTCCCGGCGCTAG
- a CDS encoding daunorubicin resistance protein DrrA family ABC transporter ATP-binding protein: MIEVSGLRKAFGGREVLGGVDLTVERGSVVSLLGPNGAGKSTTVRILTTLLAPDAGTVRIGGFDVVRQVPDVRRIIGVTGQQTGVDRLLTGYENLVLMGRLFRLGTAAARRRASDLLERFDLTEAAGRPVKTYSGGLERRLDLAISMITAPPVLFLDEPTTGLDPRSRAGVWETVRDLLSGGVTVLLTTQYLEEADELADRVAVIDGGRVVAEGTPASLKQRVGSERLDLTFATAEAFEVARIVLDEAHTGEGLVLSVPVDGARDVREVLERLDRAGAEIADLALTRPSLDDVFLSLTGSPTIGAAR; this comes from the coding sequence ATGATCGAGGTCAGCGGCCTGCGCAAGGCCTTCGGGGGCAGAGAGGTGCTCGGCGGTGTCGACCTCACCGTCGAGCGCGGCAGCGTCGTGTCCCTGCTCGGGCCCAACGGCGCGGGCAAGAGCACCACCGTCCGCATCCTGACGACCCTGCTCGCGCCGGACGCGGGCACCGTGCGGATCGGCGGGTTCGACGTGGTGCGGCAGGTGCCGGACGTGCGGCGGATCATCGGGGTGACCGGCCAGCAGACCGGGGTCGACCGCCTGCTCACCGGCTACGAGAACCTGGTGTTGATGGGGCGCCTGTTCCGGCTCGGCACCGCGGCGGCCCGACGCCGGGCGAGCGACCTGCTGGAGCGGTTCGACCTGACCGAGGCCGCCGGACGGCCGGTGAAGACCTACTCGGGCGGCCTGGAACGGCGCCTCGACCTGGCGATCAGCATGATCACCGCGCCGCCGGTGCTGTTCCTCGACGAGCCCACCACCGGGCTCGACCCGCGCAGCCGCGCCGGGGTGTGGGAGACGGTGCGCGACCTGCTGTCCGGTGGCGTGACGGTCCTGCTCACCACCCAGTACCTGGAGGAGGCCGACGAGCTGGCCGACCGGGTCGCGGTGATCGACGGCGGGCGGGTCGTGGCCGAAGGCACCCCGGCGTCGCTCAAGCAGCGCGTCGGCAGCGAGCGCCTCGACCTGACCTTCGCCACCGCGGAGGCGTTCGAGGTGGCCCGGATCGTGCTCGATGAGGCGCACACCGGCGAGGGATTGGTGCTCAGCGTGCCCGTCGACGGCGCCCGCGACGTCCGTGAGGTCCTGGAGCGCCTCGACCGGGCCGGCGCGGAGATCGCCGACCTCGCCCTGACCCGCCCGTCGCTCGACGACGTCTTCCTGTCCCTGACCGGCTCGCCGACGATCGGAGCGGCCCGATGA